The Methanoculleus marisnigri JR1 genome window below encodes:
- a CDS encoding sulfide-dependent adenosine diphosphate thiazole synthase, with translation MTLNEVTISRAILEEQHRALIDHLEMDAAVIGGGPSGLACAALLGEKGVKCALIEKKLSIGGGMWGGGMMFPRIVVQEDARRLLDRFGIAYKAFEEGYYVAKSVEAVAKLTAAACDAGVEFFNLTTVEDVMIRGDGRIGGLVVNWTPVDMAGLHVDPLTMACTCTVDATGHDAMIARMVEKKGGALTVKGESFMWAERAESQILAHTKEVFPGLFVTGMAANAVAGECRMGPIFGGMLLSGERAAELVAERLGR, from the coding sequence ATGACGCTGAACGAAGTGACCATCAGCAGGGCCATTCTCGAGGAGCAGCACCGGGCGCTCATCGACCACCTCGAGATGGACGCCGCCGTCATCGGCGGGGGGCCCTCGGGGCTCGCCTGTGCCGCGCTCCTCGGAGAGAAGGGTGTTAAGTGCGCACTCATCGAGAAGAAACTCAGCATCGGCGGCGGCATGTGGGGCGGCGGGATGATGTTTCCCCGGATCGTCGTCCAGGAAGACGCGCGCCGGCTCCTCGACCGGTTTGGTATCGCCTACAAAGCGTTCGAGGAGGGCTACTACGTCGCGAAATCGGTCGAAGCGGTCGCGAAGCTCACCGCAGCCGCCTGCGACGCCGGCGTCGAGTTCTTCAACCTCACCACCGTCGAGGACGTCATGATTCGGGGCGACGGCAGGATCGGCGGCCTCGTCGTCAACTGGACGCCGGTCGATATGGCCGGGCTGCACGTCGACCCGCTCACCATGGCCTGCACCTGCACCGTGGATGCGACCGGCCACGACGCCATGATCGCCAGGATGGTCGAGAAGAAAGGCGGCGCACTCACGGTGAAGGGCGAGAGTTTCATGTGGGCCGAGCGCGCCGAGTCGCAGATCCTCGCCCACACAAAAGAGGTCTTCCCCGGCCTCTTTGTCACCGGGATGGCGGCGAACGCCGTTGCCGGGGAGTGTCGTATGGGGCCGATCTTCGGGGGGATGCTCCTTTCCGGGGAGCGGGCCGCGGAACTTGTTGCGGAGAGGCTCGGCCGGTAA
- a CDS encoding cation diffusion facilitator family transporter has translation MQEAVRKTAGSYRTPESVILRVAFLSLAVNAGLVVAKLLLSVYTGSLALRADGIHSFVDVVASLALIVGVYLSSRKRRDFPYGLYKVENVVAVAIALLIFFTAFEIAAEAVTGDAAAQPYSGWVLLAVAAFIPVPYILGTYEVNVGRKYNSPSLIADGRQHRVDVLSSSVVFFALLGQFFGIPLDRIAAVVVAVFIVRAGWGILKDSMRTLLDASVDYDTLNEIRSIILSDPKVSGIKSITGRNSGRYIFVEAMVEMAESDFGKAHRESERIEQDIRLRVQNVERVLIHYEPRKKTHLRYAVPLQDREGSVSAHFGEAPYFAILDYDVEKNRIERQDTISNPFTDVEKRKGGQVAEMLLAQKIDVVFVHHSLSGRAAGYALEAAGVEMRATSAATLAEVIDDVVVNHGEETGASPR, from the coding sequence ATGCAGGAAGCGGTTCGGAAGACGGCAGGATCTTACCGGACGCCGGAGTCCGTCATCCTCCGTGTCGCCTTTCTCTCGCTTGCCGTCAATGCCGGGCTGGTCGTCGCAAAACTGCTACTCTCGGTCTATACAGGCAGCCTTGCCCTCCGTGCGGACGGCATCCACTCGTTCGTGGACGTGGTCGCCTCGCTTGCCCTGATCGTGGGGGTGTACCTCTCCTCGCGCAAACGCCGGGATTTCCCGTACGGGCTCTATAAGGTGGAGAATGTCGTCGCGGTAGCCATTGCCCTCCTCATCTTCTTCACGGCCTTCGAGATTGCGGCGGAGGCGGTGACGGGCGATGCCGCCGCCCAGCCCTACAGCGGGTGGGTCCTCCTCGCCGTTGCCGCCTTCATCCCGGTGCCGTATATCCTCGGCACCTACGAGGTGAACGTGGGGCGGAAGTACAACTCCCCGAGCCTGATCGCGGACGGGAGGCAGCACCGGGTGGATGTTCTCTCTTCCTCGGTTGTCTTCTTTGCGCTCCTCGGGCAGTTCTTCGGCATACCCCTGGACCGGATCGCAGCCGTCGTTGTCGCTGTCTTCATCGTCCGGGCGGGCTGGGGGATCTTAAAAGACAGCATGCGAACTCTCCTGGATGCCTCGGTCGATTACGATACGCTCAACGAGATCCGCAGCATCATCCTCTCGGATCCGAAGGTGAGCGGCATCAAGAGTATCACGGGCCGCAACTCCGGGCGCTACATCTTCGTGGAGGCGATGGTCGAGATGGCGGAGTCGGATTTTGGGAAGGCGCACCGGGAGAGCGAGCGCATCGAGCAGGATATACGGCTCCGGGTGCAGAACGTCGAGCGGGTCCTCATCCACTATGAACCCCGGAAGAAGACGCATCTACGGTATGCGGTGCCGCTGCAGGACCGGGAGGGGTCGGTCAGCGCTCACTTCGGCGAAGCGCCGTATTTCGCAATCCTTGACTATGACGTTGAGAAGAACCGCATCGAGCGCCAGGACACCATCTCCAATCCATTTACGGATGTGGAGAAGCGGAAGGGCGGACAGGTGGCTGAGATGCTGCTCGCGCAAAAGATCGATGTGGTCTTCGTGCATCACTCGCTCTCTGGGAGGGCGGCCGGCTACGCGCTTGAGGCGGCGGGAGTCGAGATGAGGGCGACCTCCGCGGCAACGCTTGCGGAAGTGATCGACGATGTGGTCGTGAATCATGGGGAGGAGACCGGCGCTTCGCCCCGGTGA
- a CDS encoding shikimate kinase, protein MQHHKNIILIGMPGAGKSTVGVVLAKTLGMQFIDTDILIQERAGKMLQEILDTDGPDAFKRIEEETILSLHPRNAVIATGGSVVCSPDAMAHLKSGGLAVYLKISYEEMEKRLKNITTRGILLLPGQSLRGMYDERVPLYEKYADLTVACSGEDLESVVENVIEAL, encoded by the coding sequence ATGCAGCATCACAAAAACATCATCCTCATCGGCATGCCCGGCGCGGGGAAGAGCACCGTGGGCGTCGTCCTTGCGAAAACGCTCGGCATGCAGTTCATCGATACGGACATCCTGATACAGGAACGGGCCGGGAAGATGCTCCAGGAGATCCTTGATACGGACGGGCCGGATGCGTTCAAGCGGATCGAGGAGGAGACGATCCTCTCCCTTCACCCCCGCAATGCCGTGATCGCGACGGGCGGCAGCGTGGTTTGCAGCCCCGATGCGATGGCGCACCTGAAGTCGGGAGGGCTGGCCGTATACCTGAAAATTTCGTACGAGGAGATGGAAAAGCGGCTCAAGAACATCACGACCCGGGGGATACTCCTCCTTCCGGGCCAGAGCCTTCGCGGGATGTACGACGAACGGGTCCCGCTGTATGAGAAGTACGCCGATCTCACCGTCGCGTGCTCGGGCGAGGATCTCGAATCCGTGGTCGAGAACGTGATCGAAGCGTTGTGA
- a CDS encoding flavodoxin family protein codes for MEDRPIKVLVIMGSARKANTYRAAERIREILEEEAPVDWEYVMLKDVNLEQCRGCYTCFDRGEEYCPIKDDSALLEEKMHAADGVIFATPVYGFQVSGLMKVFIDRHSYIFHRPRFFRQKALLLTTVGVMGDKDVLDYLNAVARIWGFEVAGRAGIVSHAKMGPLPAYRLRENEEKLQAAAKAFLAALRRETPRRPGLFNVMAFHIGRAPCDELGESAPADHAYWKEQGWFERGRRYYVDVPVNPVYHALGMAAEWYMRRRVRRDLREVG; via the coding sequence ATGGAAGATCGGCCCATAAAGGTCCTGGTCATCATGGGCAGCGCCCGGAAGGCGAATACCTACCGTGCAGCGGAACGGATCCGCGAGATCCTCGAGGAGGAGGCACCGGTGGACTGGGAGTACGTCATGCTCAAGGACGTCAACCTGGAGCAGTGCCGCGGGTGCTACACCTGTTTTGACCGCGGGGAGGAGTACTGCCCCATCAAGGACGATTCGGCCCTCCTGGAAGAGAAGATGCATGCCGCGGACGGGGTGATCTTCGCCACCCCGGTGTACGGGTTCCAGGTCTCGGGGCTGATGAAGGTCTTCATCGACCGCCACTCCTACATCTTCCACCGCCCCCGGTTCTTCCGGCAGAAGGCGCTCCTCCTCACCACCGTCGGGGTGATGGGGGATAAGGACGTGCTGGACTACCTCAATGCGGTGGCCCGCATCTGGGGCTTTGAGGTTGCCGGTCGGGCGGGGATCGTCTCCCACGCGAAGATGGGCCCTCTCCCCGCCTACCGGCTGCGGGAGAACGAAGAGAAACTGCAGGCGGCGGCAAAGGCCTTTCTCGCCGCGCTCCGGAGGGAAACGCCGAGGAGGCCGGGGCTCTTCAACGTGATGGCGTTTCATATCGGGCGGGCGCCCTGCGACGAGCTGGGCGAATCGGCTCCCGCGGACCACGCCTACTGGAAGGAGCAGGGGTGGTTCGAGAGGGGGAGGCGCTACTACGTGGACGTGCCGGTCAATCCGGTCTACCATGCGTTGGGCATGGCGGCGGAGTGGTATATGCGACGGCGGGTGCGGAGGGATTTGCGGGAAGTGGGGTGA
- a CDS encoding transglutaminase-like domain-containing protein, which translates to MQQDPSSTKVTLPDTTPENQAFKASDIPIIGDIIDPSESFKDSPKPHNYPYYAGGRRTLSFTTYGGLNEYFSKESHTYRYNYVDEVIMELLKNSYQDEYLDPFIEQIEKTSSSPEAQAQVAISLVQHIPYSWNRYSGMDSDWYYPYETLHNNQGVCSDKSLLLSYLLCQLGYDVVLFEFSDHMAVGVKCNGQYDFQNSGYAFIETTQPTIITYIPEDYLGGFRVTSDVKIIHVQGGDKSLDVSGEYRDAQELKKLDSMGQVLDQYHYARWQALTKKYDLQYDT; encoded by the coding sequence ATGCAGCAGGACCCCTCATCAACAAAGGTGACCTTACCGGATACGACACCAGAGAATCAAGCGTTCAAGGCCTCGGATATCCCTATTATTGGCGACATTATTGACCCTTCCGAATCGTTTAAGGACTCCCCAAAACCACACAATTATCCCTACTACGCTGGGGGTCGAAGAACTCTGAGTTTTACAACCTATGGCGGATTAAACGAGTATTTTTCAAAAGAAAGTCACACATACCGGTACAATTACGTGGATGAAGTCATAATGGAGTTGCTAAAAAACTCCTATCAGGATGAGTATTTAGATCCTTTCATTGAGCAGATCGAAAAGACATCCAGTTCACCAGAGGCTCAAGCTCAAGTGGCAATCAGCCTTGTCCAGCATATACCTTACAGTTGGAACCGATATTCTGGGATGGATAGCGACTGGTATTACCCCTACGAAACACTTCACAATAATCAGGGGGTATGCTCCGACAAATCGTTGCTCCTGAGTTACCTCTTATGCCAGTTAGGCTACGATGTGGTATTGTTTGAGTTTTCCGACCATATGGCAGTCGGAGTAAAATGTAACGGCCAATATGACTTCCAGAACAGTGGATACGCGTTCATAGAAACCACACAACCAACAATAATCACGTACATTCCAGAGGATTATTTGGGAGGGTTTAGAGTTACGTCGGATGTGAAGATCATTCACGTACAAGGTGGAGATAAGTCCTTAGACGTGAGCGGGGAGTATCGGGATGCTCAAGAATTAAAGAAACTTGACTCGATGGGACAGGTCTTAGACCAGTATCACTACGCACGGTGGCAAGCACTCACAAAGAAATACGATCTACAATACGACACCTGA
- the htpX gene encoding zinc metalloprotease HtpX produces the protein MKWTRDFGLTMRMFLTSFLLLIVYLIFLGVLSALGFPFEFLLLVAAGMAFLQFFFSDKLVLWSTSTRIVEEDEYPELHRMIESLAARAGLPKPRVGIMTSPVPNAFATGRSPKNAVVAVTDSIMRTLNREELEAVLAHEMSHVKNRDMLTLTMASFISMLAFLIMRNWFFMALFGGGGGNRDSNMGALILVYIVSILVWVLSTLLTRALSRYREFAADRGSAELTDNPRALISALQKISGRMDYVPAEKKQEVEGANAFFIIPALSGNTLMELFSTHPPLEKRVAALEELQAQRRGY, from the coding sequence ATGAAGTGGACGCGCGACTTCGGTCTCACTATGAGGATGTTTCTCACGTCGTTCCTGCTCCTCATAGTCTACCTGATCTTCCTAGGCGTCCTTTCCGCCCTGGGATTCCCCTTTGAGTTCCTCCTGCTGGTGGCCGCCGGGATGGCGTTCCTCCAGTTTTTCTTCTCCGATAAACTGGTGCTCTGGAGCACCAGCACCCGGATTGTCGAGGAGGACGAGTACCCGGAGTTGCACCGTATGATCGAGAGCCTGGCCGCGAGAGCGGGCCTCCCGAAACCGAGGGTAGGGATCATGACCTCCCCGGTTCCGAACGCGTTCGCGACCGGCCGGAGCCCGAAGAACGCCGTCGTGGCGGTCACCGACTCGATCATGCGGACGCTCAACCGCGAGGAACTCGAGGCGGTGCTCGCCCACGAGATGTCGCACGTGAAGAACCGGGATATGCTGACCCTGACGATGGCGAGTTTCATATCGATGCTCGCCTTCCTGATCATGCGCAACTGGTTTTTCATGGCTCTCTTCGGCGGCGGCGGCGGCAACCGCGACAGCAACATGGGCGCGCTGATCCTGGTCTACATCGTCTCGATCCTCGTCTGGGTCCTGAGCACCCTGCTCACCCGTGCGCTCTCCCGCTACCGGGAGTTCGCCGCGGACCGGGGCAGCGCCGAACTGACGGACAACCCGCGGGCGCTGATATCGGCGCTCCAGAAGATCAGCGGGCGGATGGACTACGTCCCCGCCGAGAAGAAGCAGGAAGTGGAGGGCGCAAACGCGTTCTTCATCATCCCGGCGCTCTCGGGCAACACCCTGATGGAGCTCTTCTCCACGCACCCGCCGCTTGAGAAGCGGGTGGCCGCCCTCGAGGAGCTGCAGGCGCAGCGGCGCGGGTATTAA
- the rdgB gene encoding RdgB/HAM1 family non-canonical purine NTP pyrophosphatase, which translates to MKVAVVTSNANKAREVAAYFAGVLTIEHVALECPEFRHADVGEIARGKAEFAYRTLSRPLIVDDTGLFVDALGGFPGPYAAYVHDTIGNAGVLKLMEGVEDRSARFETAIAFAREDGIRVFRGVLPGTIVAPRGEEGFGYDPIFEYDGRTLAEIPLAEKSRISHRARALEAFRAWVEREAGDDRTVNMSKNE; encoded by the coding sequence GTGAAGGTCGCGGTGGTGACGAGCAACGCCAACAAGGCGCGGGAGGTGGCGGCCTACTTTGCGGGGGTGCTCACGATCGAGCACGTCGCGCTGGAATGCCCGGAGTTCCGTCACGCCGACGTGGGGGAGATCGCCCGCGGGAAGGCGGAGTTTGCCTACAGGACGCTCTCCCGGCCGCTGATCGTCGACGATACCGGGCTCTTCGTCGACGCGCTCGGCGGGTTCCCGGGCCCGTACGCTGCCTACGTTCACGACACCATCGGCAACGCCGGGGTCCTGAAACTGATGGAGGGCGTGGAGGATCGGAGCGCCCGGTTCGAGACGGCGATCGCGTTCGCGCGCGAGGACGGCATCCGGGTCTTCCGGGGAGTTCTCCCCGGGACGATCGTCGCCCCCCGGGGGGAGGAAGGGTTCGGCTACGACCCGATCTTCGAGTATGACGGTCGGACGCTCGCCGAGATCCCGCTCGCCGAGAAGAGCAGGATCTCTCACCGGGCACGGGCGCTCGAGGCGTTCCGCGCCTGGGTCGAGCGGGAGGCCGGAGACGACAGAACTGTTAATATGAGCAAGAACGAATAG
- a CDS encoding putative phosphothreonine lyase domain-containing protein translates to MEEIDPEPLAEVAYGIFEVYLNREIRLRGPYLFELIEQGADFEADVREIFGRFEEDYPELAEALLRRFGGIDAIYAPLREGEGILPSKTTRMYWIVQDAPAPSGRGLDDDQVGKWLIFVAAGEVDEAWQKVRDETVKGTLGISAKVSTAKPNPDSRDERSVIYVYTRDWADEADVMRVRERLRELGFTERIGYKRNIETYKGEYSEEGRKVTYYSA, encoded by the coding sequence ATGGAAGAGATCGATCCGGAACCCCTGGCCGAGGTCGCGTACGGGATCTTTGAGGTCTACCTCAACCGCGAGATCCGTCTCCGCGGCCCGTACCTGTTCGAACTCATCGAACAGGGAGCTGATTTCGAGGCCGACGTCCGCGAGATCTTCGGGCGGTTCGAGGAAGACTACCCGGAGCTCGCAGAAGCCCTCCTCCGACGGTTCGGCGGGATCGATGCGATCTATGCGCCCCTCCGGGAGGGCGAAGGGATCCTCCCCTCGAAGACGACCCGGATGTACTGGATCGTCCAGGACGCCCCCGCCCCCTCGGGGCGGGGCCTCGACGACGATCAGGTCGGGAAATGGCTCATATTCGTCGCCGCGGGCGAGGTAGACGAGGCGTGGCAGAAGGTTCGGGACGAAACGGTGAAGGGAACCCTCGGGATATCTGCGAAGGTCAGCACCGCCAAACCGAACCCGGACTCGCGCGACGAGCGGTCTGTCATCTACGTCTACACCCGGGACTGGGCGGACGAGGCCGATGTGATGCGCGTTCGCGAACGGCTCCGCGAGCTCGGGTTTACGGAGCGGATCGGCTACAAGCGCAACATCGAGACCTACAAGGGCGAGTACAGCGAAGAGGGCAGAAAAGTCACCTATTATAGCGCCTGA
- a CDS encoding class I SAM-dependent methyltransferase: MDIFDSVYRSTPPWDIGRPQKAFVELARAGEITGSVLDIGCGTGDHVLFFAGEGHEVLGIDTASLAIRKAREKAAKRGLQAQFFVGNALELSALNRTFDTVIDSGLFHTLSDEDRPALAESLAAVLAPGGRYFMLCFNEQNPGEYPLPRRITQDEIQDAFRDGWVINYIRPAVFENSIQADGHHAWLASISRPMQG; the protein is encoded by the coding sequence ATGGATATCTTCGACTCGGTCTACCGGAGCACGCCACCCTGGGACATCGGCCGCCCCCAGAAGGCGTTCGTCGAACTGGCCCGGGCAGGAGAGATCACGGGTTCCGTCCTGGACATCGGATGCGGAACGGGGGATCACGTCCTCTTTTTTGCAGGCGAGGGGCACGAGGTGCTCGGGATCGACACCGCCTCCCTGGCGATCCGAAAGGCCCGGGAGAAGGCTGCAAAAAGAGGACTCCAGGCACAGTTTTTCGTCGGAAATGCACTGGAACTCTCCGCCCTCAACAGGACGTTCGATACCGTCATCGATTCGGGGCTCTTCCACACCCTCTCCGACGAAGATCGGCCGGCCCTCGCCGAGAGCCTCGCGGCCGTCCTCGCACCCGGCGGGAGATACTTCATGCTCTGCTTCAACGAGCAGAACCCCGGCGAATACCCTCTGCCGAGGAGGATCACGCAAGATGAGATACAGGATGCCTTCCGGGACGGGTGGGTCATCAATTACATCAGGCCGGCGGTCTTTGAGAACAGCATCCAGGCCGACGGGCACCATGCCTGGCTTGCGTCGATATCGAGACCGATGCAGGGTTGA
- a CDS encoding 50S ribosomal protein L40e: protein MARFPEAEARLLNVKICMKCNARNAIRATSCRKCGSDELRAKSKERKA, encoded by the coding sequence ATGGCGAGATTTCCCGAAGCTGAAGCACGTCTGCTCAACGTAAAGATCTGTATGAAATGCAACGCACGGAACGCGATCCGCGCGACCAGCTGCCGAAAGTGCGGCTCGGACGAACTCCGCGCCAAGTCCAAGGAACGGAAGGCGTAA